A single region of the Eulemur rufifrons isolate Redbay chromosome 8, OSU_ERuf_1, whole genome shotgun sequence genome encodes:
- the SLC30A2 gene encoding proton-coupled zinc antiporter SLC30A2 isoform X1, with protein MEATEKQHLLDARPGARSYMATVWQDGAGWIPVPGRGLDLQAIELAAQSNHYCHAQKGTGSQYDPKKERARRQLYVASTVWLVFMIGEVIGGYLAHSLAIMTDAAHLLTDFASMLISLFSIWMSSRPATKTMNFGWQRAEILGALLSVLSIWVVTGVLVYLAAERLISGNYEIEGGTMLITSGCAVAVNIIMGLILHQSGHGHSHGHAHSHDTSEQQENPSVRAAFIHVIGDFLQSVGVLVAAYILYFKPEYKYIDPICTFLFSILVLGTTLTILRDVILVLMEGTPKGVDFTAVRDLLLSVQGVEALHSLHIWALTVAQPVLSVHIAIAQNADAQAVLKAASTLLQGRFHFHTMTIQIEDYSEDMKDCQACQGPSD; from the exons ATGGAGGCCACGGAGAAGCAGCACCTGTTGGACGCCAGGCCCGGAGCCCG GTCATACATGGCTACTGTGTGGCAGGATGGGGCTGGCTGGATCCCTGTGCCTGGACGTGGCCTGGACTTGCAGGCCATTGAACTGGCTGCCCAGAGCAACCATTACTGCCATGCCCAAAAGGGTACTGGCAGTCAATATGACCCCAAGAAGGAGCGGGCCCGGCGCCAGCTCTATGTGGCCTCCACCGTCTGGCTGGTGTTCATGATCGGAGAAGTCATTG gTGGGTACCTGGCACACAGCTTGGCCATCATGACTGATGCAGCCCACCTGCTCACTGACTTTGCCAGTATGCTCATCAGCCTCTTCTCCATCTGGATGTCTTCCCGGCCAGCCACCAAGACCATGAACTTCGGCTGGCAGCGAGCTG AGATCCTGGGAGCCCTGCTTTCTGTGCTGTCCATCTGGGTCGTGACTGGGGTACTGGTGTACCTGGCTGCGGAGCGGCTGATCTCTGGGAACTATGAGATCGAGGGGGGCACCATGCTGATCACGTCGGGCTGCGCCGTGGCTGTGAACATCAT AATGGGGTTGATCCTTCACCAGTCTGGCCATGGGCACAGCCACGGCCATGCACACAGCCATGACACCAGTGAGCAGCAGGAGAACCCCAGTGTCCGAGCTGCCTTCATCCATGTGATTGGGGACTTTCTGCAGAGCGTGGGCGTCTTGGTGGCAGCCTATATTTTATACTTCAAG CCGGAGTACAAGTATATAGACCCCATCTGCACCTTTCTCTTCTCCATCCTGGTCCTGGGGACAACCTTGACCATCCTGAGAGATGTGATCCTGGTGCTGATGGAAG GGACGCCCAAGGGCGTGGACTTCACAGCCGTGCGGGATCTGCTGCTGTCGGTGCAGGGGGTGGAAGCCTTGCACAGCCTGCATATCTGGGCCCTGACTGTGGCCCAGCCGGTGCTGTCTGTCCACATCGCCATTG CTCAGAATGCAGATGCCCAGGCTGTGCTGAAGGCGGCCAGCACCCTCCTGCAGGGGAGGTTCCACTTCCACACCATGACCATCCAGATCGAGGACTACTCTGAGGACATGAAGGACTGTCAGGCCTGCCAAGGCCCCTCGGACTGA
- the SLC30A2 gene encoding proton-coupled zinc antiporter SLC30A2 isoform X2 yields MEATEKQHLLDARPGARSYMATVWQDGAGWIPVPGRGLDLQAIELAAQSNHYCHAQKGTGSQYDPKKERARRQLYVASTVWLVFMIGEVIEILGALLSVLSIWVVTGVLVYLAAERLISGNYEIEGGTMLITSGCAVAVNIIMGLILHQSGHGHSHGHAHSHDTSEQQENPSVRAAFIHVIGDFLQSVGVLVAAYILYFKPEYKYIDPICTFLFSILVLGTTLTILRDVILVLMEGTPKGVDFTAVRDLLLSVQGVEALHSLHIWALTVAQPVLSVHIAIAQNADAQAVLKAASTLLQGRFHFHTMTIQIEDYSEDMKDCQACQGPSD; encoded by the exons ATGGAGGCCACGGAGAAGCAGCACCTGTTGGACGCCAGGCCCGGAGCCCG GTCATACATGGCTACTGTGTGGCAGGATGGGGCTGGCTGGATCCCTGTGCCTGGACGTGGCCTGGACTTGCAGGCCATTGAACTGGCTGCCCAGAGCAACCATTACTGCCATGCCCAAAAGGGTACTGGCAGTCAATATGACCCCAAGAAGGAGCGGGCCCGGCGCCAGCTCTATGTGGCCTCCACCGTCTGGCTGGTGTTCATGATCGGAGAAGTCATTG AGATCCTGGGAGCCCTGCTTTCTGTGCTGTCCATCTGGGTCGTGACTGGGGTACTGGTGTACCTGGCTGCGGAGCGGCTGATCTCTGGGAACTATGAGATCGAGGGGGGCACCATGCTGATCACGTCGGGCTGCGCCGTGGCTGTGAACATCAT AATGGGGTTGATCCTTCACCAGTCTGGCCATGGGCACAGCCACGGCCATGCACACAGCCATGACACCAGTGAGCAGCAGGAGAACCCCAGTGTCCGAGCTGCCTTCATCCATGTGATTGGGGACTTTCTGCAGAGCGTGGGCGTCTTGGTGGCAGCCTATATTTTATACTTCAAG CCGGAGTACAAGTATATAGACCCCATCTGCACCTTTCTCTTCTCCATCCTGGTCCTGGGGACAACCTTGACCATCCTGAGAGATGTGATCCTGGTGCTGATGGAAG GGACGCCCAAGGGCGTGGACTTCACAGCCGTGCGGGATCTGCTGCTGTCGGTGCAGGGGGTGGAAGCCTTGCACAGCCTGCATATCTGGGCCCTGACTGTGGCCCAGCCGGTGCTGTCTGTCCACATCGCCATTG CTCAGAATGCAGATGCCCAGGCTGTGCTGAAGGCGGCCAGCACCCTCCTGCAGGGGAGGTTCCACTTCCACACCATGACCATCCAGATCGAGGACTACTCTGAGGACATGAAGGACTGTCAGGCCTGCCAAGGCCCCTCGGACTGA